The sequence CAAGAGCTGCAACAGTAGTGATGCCGTCGCACTAAATGCTAAAAAAGCACCCTTATGGGTGCTTTTTTTGTGGCGCACTTCAAAGTTTTTACTACATAAAGATTGATTTTAGCCTCTGGGTTTAGTATTTAACCGGACAATTATTTTGATACGCGAAATTAATCGCAGCTTTGATGCTTCTCAGGCTGAATCGATTTATCTATTATGCAATGCGTTATGCAAAGTGACAAAAAATGTCATCAGCTCACGCTGATTGAAGACATAATGTAAAGAGAGCATTATTCTTAGATACGACAGTGCTGATTTTAGACCTGAATTCAGGTTGCATCAGAAACTGTCTTTGTGACTTGCCGGTGGTTGAGGCATAGTCATGCGCGAGTCAAATAGTCTCGTTTTACGCGCACCAATACAGGCTAAAGTTTCGGTTTTACACTAAACTTTAGCTCCACAACATAAATCCAATAAGTTGGGGAAATACAATGTTCCAGCAAGAAGTTACTATTACTGCACCAAACGGTCTGCATACCCGCCCTGCTGCCCAGTTCGTAAAAGAAGCAAAAGGCTTCGCGTCTGAAATTACTGTGATCTCTAACGGTAAAAGCGCTAGCGCCAAGAGCCTGTTCAAACTGCAAACTCTGGGCCTGACCCAAGGTACGGTTGTTACGATCTCTGCTGAAGGCGAAGATGAGAAGAAAGCTGTTGAGCATCTGGTAAAACTGATGGCTGAGCTTGAGTAATCACGCACGCTTTTTAAGTTAACACCAGTCAAGAGTAAGGTAGGGTTATGATTTCAGGCATTTTAGTATCACCGGGTATCGCTTTTGGTAAAGCACTTTTACTGAAAGAAGATGAGATTGTTATCAACCGGAAAAAGATCTCTGCTGACCAAGTGGAGCAGGAAGTCGAGCGTTTCAAAACTGGCCGGGCCAAGGCCGCAGAACAGTTGGAAGCGATTAAGACCAAAGCTGAAGCAAGCCTCGGCGAAGAGAAAGCTGCTATCTTCGAAGGGCATATCATGCTGTTGGAAGACGAAGAGCTTGAGCAGGAAATCATAGCCCTCATCAAAGATGAGCATGCCACTGCCGACGCAGCCGCTTATTCAGTGATTGAAGGGCAGGCAAAAGCCCTGGAAGAGCTGGATGACGAATACCTGAAAGAGCGTGCCGCTGACGTACGTGATATCGGTAAACGCCTGCTGAAAAACATTCTCGGCCTGAACATTGTCGATTTAAGTGCCATTCAGGATGAAGTGATTCTGGTTGCAACTGATTTGACGCCATCAGAGACCGCACAGCTGAATCTGGATAAAGTGTTAGGGTTCATCACCGATTTAGGTGGCCGTACCTCTCACACCTCCATTATGGCTCGCTCATTGGAGTTACCGGCTATCGTCGGCACCACCGATGTGACCAAACAAGTGCAGAATGGCGACTATTTGATCCTCGATGCAGTAAACAACAAAGTCTATTTAAACCCAACTGCTGATATTATTGAGCAGTTGAGGGCGGTGAATAATCAATACATCACCGAAAGAAATGATCTGGCCAAACTGAAAGACTTGCCTGCTATCACGCTTGATGGCCATCAGGTTGAAGTGGTTGCCAACATTGGTACTGTGCGTGATATCGCCGGTGCTGAACGTAATGGCGCTGAAGGTGTTGGTCTGTATCGTACCGAGTTCCTGTTCATGGACCGCGACTCACTGCCTACTGAAGAAGAGCAGTTCCAGGCATATAAAGCCGTTGCGGAAGCTATGGGTTCTCAGGCCGTGATCGTCCGTACTATGGACATCGGCGGTGACAAAGACCTGCCGTACATGAATTTGCCGAAAGAGGAAAACCCATTCCTGGGCTGGCGCGCCATCCGTATTGCTATGGATCGCAAAGAGATTCTGCACGCACAGCTGCGAGCAATCTTGCGGGCATCAGCATTTGGTAAATTGCGTATTATGTTCCCGATGATTATTTCGGTTGAAGAAGTACGCGAGCTGAAAGCAGAACTTGAGCTGCTGAAGAGCCAATTACGTGAAGAAAACAAAACCTTCGATGAAACTATCGAGGTCGGTGTCATGGTTGAAACACCTGCGGCGGCGGTCATCGCTCGCCACTTAGCTAAAGAAGTTGACTTCTTTAGTATTGGGACAAACGATCTAACTCAGTATACTCTGGCGGTAGATCGTGGTAATGAGCTGATTTCACATCTCTATAACCCAATGTCGCCATCGGTATTGGGGCTGATCAAACAGGTTATTGATGCATCTCACGCTGAAGGTAAGTGGACCGGAATGTGCGGTGAACTTGCTGGCGACGAACGTGCTACACTGTTGCTATTGGGCATGGGGCTGGATGAGTTCAGCATGAGTGCGATTTCGATCCCACGCATCAAGAAAATTATCCGCAATACGAATTTCGAAGATGTGAAAGTGTTGGCAGAGCAGGCATTGGCTCAACCAACAGCGAAGGAGTTGATGGATTTAGTTACCACATTCATCGAAGAAAAAACGCTCTGCTAATTCCACGATACTGGAACGCTGCCCAATATAAATACTTAGGAGAAGATCATGGGTTTGTTCGATAAACTGAAATCACTGGTTTCAGATGATAAAAAAGACAGCGGTACTATTGAAATCGTTGCACCACTGTCTGGCGAAATCGTCAACATCGAAGATGTACCTGATGTTGTTTTTGCAGAGAAAATCGTTGGTGATGGTATTGCCATCAAGCCGACAGGCAACAAAATGGTTGCTCCTGTTGACGGCACCATCGGTAAAATTTTCGAAACTAACCATGCTTTTTCTATCGAATCAGACAGCGG comes from Yersinia bercovieri ATCC 43970 and encodes:
- the ptsI gene encoding phosphoenolpyruvate-protein phosphotransferase PtsI, producing MISGILVSPGIAFGKALLLKEDEIVINRKKISADQVEQEVERFKTGRAKAAEQLEAIKTKAEASLGEEKAAIFEGHIMLLEDEELEQEIIALIKDEHATADAAAYSVIEGQAKALEELDDEYLKERAADVRDIGKRLLKNILGLNIVDLSAIQDEVILVATDLTPSETAQLNLDKVLGFITDLGGRTSHTSIMARSLELPAIVGTTDVTKQVQNGDYLILDAVNNKVYLNPTADIIEQLRAVNNQYITERNDLAKLKDLPAITLDGHQVEVVANIGTVRDIAGAERNGAEGVGLYRTEFLFMDRDSLPTEEEQFQAYKAVAEAMGSQAVIVRTMDIGGDKDLPYMNLPKEENPFLGWRAIRIAMDRKEILHAQLRAILRASAFGKLRIMFPMIISVEEVRELKAELELLKSQLREENKTFDETIEVGVMVETPAAAVIARHLAKEVDFFSIGTNDLTQYTLAVDRGNELISHLYNPMSPSVLGLIKQVIDASHAEGKWTGMCGELAGDERATLLLLGMGLDEFSMSAISIPRIKKIIRNTNFEDVKVLAEQALAQPTAKELMDLVTTFIEEKTLC
- the crr gene encoding PTS glucose transporter subunit IIA; this encodes MGLFDKLKSLVSDDKKDSGTIEIVAPLSGEIVNIEDVPDVVFAEKIVGDGIAIKPTGNKMVAPVDGTIGKIFETNHAFSIESDSGIELFVHFGIDTVELKGEGFKRIAEEGQRVKKGDVVIEFNLALLEEKAKSTLTPVVISNMDEIKELIKLSGSVTVGETPIIRIKK
- the ptsH gene encoding phosphocarrier protein Hpr — translated: MFQQEVTITAPNGLHTRPAAQFVKEAKGFASEITVISNGKSASAKSLFKLQTLGLTQGTVVTISAEGEDEKKAVEHLVKLMAELE